The Cervus canadensis isolate Bull #8, Minnesota chromosome X, ASM1932006v1, whole genome shotgun sequence genome contains the following window.
CCTTCccttcatccctcccccaccccttccttgaCCCTCCCTTCCCgtcttccctcttccttccttcccttcctccctccctcccttccttcccctttccctccccaccaTAGCCTTCTCTccataccccccacccccagttgccTGGTTATCTTCCCCGTCCTGACTGGTTCCTTTCAACTGTCCCCTCAGGTGGGGAGGATGGACAGAAGCGGCGACGAAACCGACCTGAAGCTTTTCCCACTGCCGAGGATATCTTTGCTAAGTTCCAGCACCTTTCACATTATGACCAACACCAGGTCACGGCTCAGGTGTGGGCCTAAGTCCAGCCCGCTTCCCACATTCTGGCCTCCTTGTcctgttttccttctctccttatcttttttctcccccaggcaGGCTAAGCCTCCTGTTTTCACCCCCTTTCCCCATCATCCTTTCCTGCTGCCCTGGTTCTTCCCACCTCTCTCCACTCCCATCTCACTCCCACTGCCCTTATCAGGTCTCCCGGAATGTTCTGGAGCAGATCACGAGCTTTGCCCTTGGCATGTCGTACCACTTGCCTCTGGTGCAGCATGTGCAGTTTATCTTCGACCTCATGGAATATTCACTCAGCATCAGTGGCCTCATCGACTTTGCCATTCAGGTGGGGGAGTTGGGGAGATGAGGGAGGAGGGAGTTTGTGCATTACAGGGTCACAAGGACAAGAGCAGAGGCTCAAGCCAGTGTCCCAGGTTATTTGGAGGGACCAAAAGGCTAGTGTCGTGGGAGTGGCCCGTGAGCTAAGCcagcaggaatagagactcaaGTGCTCCCTGGGGAGGCCCAAGAGATGGGTTAGAGCACTGGGCACGGACTGTCCTTCCGCTGTGGACTTCATAGGATTGTATCCTGGACACTGGGTAGATCATTGATGTGGCTTGCCTTTAATAGAATAAAGGGCAGTGGCATATGCCACTGGGGCCCTTCCAGGCTGAGGCGTCTCTAGCAGGAAGGGGCTCCAGTTTTCTCACAGGAAGGGGAATGATGTATAACATTCGAGGCCTCTTCTTGTTTCTCAACCACTTGCTCTGCTAGCTGCTGAATGAACTGAGTGTAGTCGAAGCAGAACTGCTTCTCAAATCCTCAGATCTGGTGGGCAGCTACACCACTAGCCTGTGCCTGTGCATCGTGGCTGTCCTGCGCCACTATCACGCCTGCCTCATCCTCAACCAGGACCAGATGGCACAGGTCTTTGAGGGGTAAGTGGGGTTTCAGAATAACCAAAACCAATGGGGCCCCGGTGAAGGCTGTTGGAAATGACCTGCAGAGAACACATAGGGCTCTCACAATGCAGAAGTGCATGCCTTCCTGGTAGGGAGGGGAGAGAACATTGTGGAGGGACAGGAATCTTGGTGCCCAGACCTGCCATTGCTCCAGGCACGACCTTGTCCCTTCTTGACAGGCTGTGTGGCGTAGTCAAGCACGGGATGAACCGGTCTGATGGTTCCTCTGCAGAACGCTGTATCCTTGCATATCTCTATGATCTGTACACCTCCTGTAGCCATTTAAAGAGCAAATTTGGGGAACTCTTCAGGTAAGAGAGGTGGAAGGTAAGGGGTAGAGAGTGGGGCCTCATCCCATCTCCTCGCTGCTGCCCAACTCAGGAGCAGAACACAGCCTACCACCCTGCTGTGTCTGCAGGGTCATTTGGGGACAGTGTCCTCTAAGTGTTCTTGGTCCCCAAAAGTGGGCCTCCTTCCTCATCAGCCTTGCTTCCAGCCCACGCCTGCAGGGCCCACGCTTCTCCCCGCTTCCTGGGGCCCCTGTGCCTTACCCTCACTGGGTTTCTTTCCTGCCCAGTTGGTCGGCTTTGTCCCATTTCCCCTCTTCTTGCCTTAAGGGCCTTGGtccctcattttctcctttttgtccttttctcctctttcctgacCATCCCTCTGGCTCACTAGCACTTCCTCAATactgctctctcctctcccctacCCCTGCAGTGACTTCTGCTCCAAGGTGAAGAACACCATCTACTGCAATGTGGAGCCATCAGAGTCCAACATGCGCTGGGCACCCGAGTTCATGATCGACACTTTAGAGAACCCCGCCGCTCACACCTTCACCTACACGGGGCTAGGCAAGAGTCTTAGTGAGAACCCTGCTAACCGCTACAGCTTTGTCTGCAATGCCCTTATGCACGTCTGTGTGGGGCACCATGATTCGGATAGGTATGGGGCGTACTGAGTGAGGCATGGGCACCACGCTCCcgcctgatgttgggagggatgaCTTGCCTGGGAGGTACCACAACCTTGGTTATAGCCGGGGTAGAGATGAAAAGTTAATGAGTCTGAGGTTTTGCCGGAACAAGGTTTTTGCTGAGGGCATTTGTACTTTTCCCCAGGGTGAATGACATCGCCATCCTGTGTGCAGAGCTGACCGGCTATTGCAAGTCACTGAGTGCAGAGTGGCTGGGAGTGCTTAAGGCCTTGTGCTGCTCCTCTAACAATGGCACTTGTGGTTTCAACGACCTCCTCTGCAATGTAGATgtgagactgggggtgggggtgcactGGGCAGTCCCCAGGGCAGGAGTCTGCTCCCAGTGACTGTGAGAGCAGAGGGACAGCTTTTTGCAGAATGGAGGTCCAGCACCCCGAATAGGAGAACTCTCTTCACACTGAGTCCTGGTGTGTGTCTGCTGTTTTCCTCCAGGTCAGTGACCTGTCTTTTCACGACTCCCTGGCCACTTTTGTTGCCATCCTCATCGCTCGGCAGTGTTTGCTCCTGGAGGATCTGATTCGCTGTGCGGCCATCCCTTCACTCCTTAATGCTGGTAAACTACCAATTCATGACCCCTAGAAAGTCTAGACCCCCAATGTCAATACACACTCAATGACCATACTCTCCTTGTTCAGTGTGGGGCTCCTGGTGGCACCAGAGGCCAATTCTGTTGTGTGCCTCAGGCTGGGAGGGGcctctttctgaccctgcacctgTATCCCCAGTCTTTCCTGTTCCTGACCTGTCCAGGTTCTCCCCTCTACACTATAGAACAGTTGGCTCCCTCACCTCTCCTCCAGTGTGTTATCTCCTTTTGCCTGACCTCAGCCACCCTTTTAGTGCCTCACCACCCACAAACCCACATATAGCCCACCTTCATCCTTTCCCCTCCTCTATGTCTTCTCTGTAGCTTGCAGTGAACAGGACTCTGAGCCAGGGGCCCGGCTTACCTGCCGCATCCTCCTCCACCTTTTCAAGACACCTCAACTCAATCCTTGCCAATCGGATGGAAGTAAGTGACTCCATCCAAGCTAGCCTGCCAAGGAAAGTGTGGCTACCCTACCCCCACCGTTTCTACTTTGGCTTCCCCTGACTTCAGCTCTCTCCTCCAGACAAGCCTACTGTAGGAATCCGCTCCTCCTGTGACCGCCACCTGCTGGCTGCCTCCCAGAACCGCATCGTGGATGGAGCTGTGTTTGCTGTTCTCAAGGCTGTGTTTGTACTTGGTATGGGGGTAGGAAGAGTGGTGCCAAAAGTGTGTATAGGGTGGAGCGCCAGCTAAACTACAAAGGACGGTCTTTCTCTCTCCTAAAGGTGGTCTCTCTGACCTttctggaggagaggaaggagggaagtaTGTTTCTGTCCCATAGGGCAGGATTTGGGGAGTGCTGCTTCTGTGGCTCTGGGGCAGGTCTCCACACAGCATTGGGATCTCACTTTGCCCTCCGTATCTCCCACCCATGAACCGCAGGGGATGCGGAACTGAAGGGTTCGGGCTTCACTGTGACAGGAGGAACAGAAGAACttccagaggaggagggaggaggtggcAGTGGTGGTCGGAGGCAGGGTGGCCGCAACATCTCTGTGGAGACAGCCAGTCTGGATGTCTATGCCAAGTACGTGCTACGCAGCATCTGCCAGCAGGTCAGTCTCACCTTCTCCCGAAGACCTCTTAAATGCTGCTATATAATATAGTCCTGTTCCCTGTCATGATCACACCACCTCTCTGCCACACCTCTTGTCCCTCACCAACCCCTGGTTCATCCCCCTTATTCCTAACCCCCTCACTGGTTGCCCCAGTCCCCTGATTCTTGGCTTCCTCAGGAATGGGTAGGAGAACGTTGCCTTAAATCACTGTGTGAGGACAGCAATGACCTGCAAGACCCAGTGTTGAGCAGTGCCCAGGCCCAGCGCCTCATGCAGCTTATCTGCTACCCACATCGGCTGCTGGACAACGAGGATGGGGAAAACCCTCAGCGGCAACGCATTAAGCGTATTCTTCAGGTAGGCCAAGGTGACAGGGGCCCTGGAGGAAGCAGTGGGGCCTGAACCTGGGGTGAAATGATGGGAAccttgagagaaaaagagagggggaATTAAGTAGGAAGATTAACGAGGATATGGACAAAAGGTGGTGAGAGAAACAGCTCCAGCATGGGTTTTGAAGTCAGGCCAATATGGTCTAGACTCAAGAGTGAACCATTGGGTGAGGGCACACAACTGGCTGGAGTAGGGCTTTGGCTTATCAGTGGGAGACAGAGCATCTGGGAGGTCTAGGTTTTGGTCTTATGTGTCTGGCATGTTGGTCATAGCTCAGTGATGAGTAGTAATGCTGTTGGAAAGCTACTGCTCATTGAGTGGCTGCTTCATGCTGGGTACTGTGCTCAGTAATCTACATAGATTTCCTCAGTTAGTCTTTACAACCCTGTGAAGTAGGTATGAATATCCCTGTTTGAGCATCAATGAAACTGAGGCttgaagaggttaagtaacttgcccgagGTTCAGTAACTCACGCAGCTGGTAAGTTTAGAGTCAGTATAGGAGCCCAGGTCTGCCTGCACCCTTCCTGCCTCACCACACTGCTGCAGACATTCATGTGACTGGGGGGTGGAAAAATAAAGCTGTTGAGGAAAACCTAAAGGAATGAGGCCTCTTCAGCTGAGAGAAGATAATGCCTCAGAGAGATTAACTAAGACTAGCCCTCGGGTCTGTAAAGGACTTTGAAAACAGGAGTGGCGAGCCTCAACGTCAACATCAAAGATTTAAGTTAAGCATTAAGCAGAACTTCCTGATGCTGAGGAATGTGAGGCTCTGGAGCAGGAAACTGGGGAAGATGTGAAATTTTTCCAAAACCACTTTTGAAATAGGATAGATTTTTTTCAGCCATTTTGGATTATTTACGTGTGATCTTTCCTAAAGAGTGGAAGTCGAGGGCCCTTTCAGACCTCCAGGCATATGTGATTCAAGGTTGTGAGAGATCAGGGGCTGGCATCAGGGTACTAAGTGGCTGGGATGACACAGTGATGACTAGCTTGCTGATGGGGTCTCTGTCACAGAACTTGGACCAGTGGACCATGCGCCAGTCTTCGTTGGAACTGCAGCTTATGATCAAGCAGACCCCTAACAATGTGAGTGGTTCCCAGACCCTCTCCCATACTCACTTCCAACAATATGTGTCAGGGAAGGGGGCTGCCATAGAAGAGCCTAGGTTCTACCTTTGGGTTCTGGAGATAAGAGAGGATGGGAAGATGGCGGATGTGTAGAGTTGATGATAAGGGGCATGGGTTGAGAGTGCTGGGGCTGTGAGCTGTGGGGAAGGTTGGCAGCTGTGGTAGTAGAGGCTGTTTCTGTGGCCACAACTGTAAGGGGGTATGTAAAGAAGACAGTGGGGCACTGGAGAAGTACTACAAGGTGGTGGAGGGCATGACGCCCAACAGAGTTGTGTCCCTACCCTCCCATCAGCCTCCACGGGTGCCTTCCTCTGTCCTCATCTCCTATCTCTCCTACTATCTCTTTGCCTTTGGCAGCGGCTAACCTATTTACCTGCCCTGTGCCTTTCATCCTCCTTAGGAGATGAACTCCCTCTTAGAGAACATCGCCAAGGCCACAATCGAGGTTTTCCAGCAGTCTGCAGAGACAGGGTCATCTTCTGGAAATGCTGCAAGCAACATGCCCAGCAGCAGCAAGACCAAGCCTGTGCTCAGGTTGAGTAGAAATGTGTTAGGACCCatccacttctgagttttctctTCCAGTAGTGTAAATGATTTCAGCTGCCCGGAGATGTCAGGCATGTCCATCTAGAAAAGAGAGGAGGGATTGTTCCAGccttgcctggctcctctgtaaCCCTGCGTGTGCCATCTCTCCAGCTCCCTAGAACGCTCCGGTGTATGGCTGGTGGCTCCTCTCATTGCCAAACTGCCCACCTCAGTCCAGGGGCATGTGTTAAAGGCTGCTGGGGAAGAGTTAGAGAAGGGCCAGCACCTGGACTCCTCTTCCCACAAAGAACGTGATCGACAAAAGCAAAAGAGGTAAAGCGGCAGTTGTGGGGCTGGGATTGCGGAGTGGAAAGGAGAGGAGGCCCAGGGAGGAAGAGAAGTTGGGGCAAAGAGGTGAGgatcaaaatcagaaaaaggtACAATCGGAGGAGAAGAGAGATGGTCAAACAAGAGGCTAGATCTTAAAAGAGTAGAGTTGGGGGCTTGGAGGAATGAGGTTGGAAATTGCCTGACCTGgtcctgttctttttcttctcctcccgTCTCTAGCATGTCCCTGTTGAGCCAGCAGCCCTTCTTATCCCTGGTGCTGACATGTCTGAAGGGCCAGGATGAGCAGCGTGAGGGACTCCTTACCTCCCTCTACAGCCAGGTCCACCAGGTATGGGTCTTTGGGCCTGGAGCTAggcaggagggcagaggaggatgCAGCCAAGAGGCCACCTATGTACTCTTAATCTTCAGTATTTTCTGACAAGAACACCCTGTTTGACACAACGAAATCCCTGAGCTGTGTGTTGTACTTGTTTCTGTCTTAGATTGTGAATAATTGGAGAGATGACCAGTATTTAGACGATTGCAAACCAAAGCAGCTAATGCATGAGGCACTCAAACTGCGGCTCAACCTGGTGAGAGGGGGAGCTgggaagaaggaggaaagggGTGGAGCTAGGACCTCAGACAAAGAAGCCCCAGCCCGGGGAGGCGAGAATGCAGATGAGGACCCAGGCTTGCCTGGATCTTCATGTATTAACCCAGCTCTCCTAGAGGACGTGGGACCTGAAAGTGGTTAAGGAGACTGTATCCTTGCAGGGACCCTGCCTCAGTATTGTAGATTCTGGCTGGGCCTGAGAAGCCCTAGACACCTGTTGTGGAGTGTTCAATGAGATCCTGGATGTCCTTTGGTCCAACTCCATCATTATATAAgtaaggaaaccaaggcccagagaggtcgaGAATTAAGTCATTGGCCTGAGATCATGTAGCCCAGGTTCTAATCTGAGCTTCCTTAAAGGCTGCTTCTGCCCCTGAGCCATCTGACTGACTTGTTGTGGCCCCGGCAGGTGGGGGGCATGTTTGACACGGTGCAACGCAGCACCCAGCAGACCACGGAGTGGGCTGTGCTCCTCCTGGATATCATCATCAGCGGCACTGTCGACATGCAGTCCAACAAGTAAAgcatccccctcccctccctccactttCATCCCCAAGAGGAGCCCCTCCCCCAAACCAGGTGCATGACCGTGGCAGTAGATGTGGCTGACACTTTGGGCTCTGAAGTCCAGGATCTGGGGtttcgtttcttttttttttggatctgggGTTTCTTAACATGGTTTGGGTGCCTGCTCCCTGCTCATGTCCAAGCTGGCCATCTCTGTCTGTCTGAAACTCTTTCTCCTCTGGTTTTCTCCCTGGCTTCCTGCTATAGCGAGCTCTTCACCACTGTCCTGGACATGCTAAGTGTGCTCATCAATGGGACCCTAGCTGCGGACATGTCCAGCATCTCCCAGGGCAGCATGGAGGAAAACAAACGTGCCTACATGAACCTGGTGAAGAAGCTGCGGGTGAGCAGAGGGAGCGAGGCCTAGaggcctcctccctcttccttgaGGGAGTCCAGCCTCAGTGATATCATCCTGCCCCCCTACCCTTCCCTCacacatctgtgtcttctttgttaCTTGTTTAGTGAGGATTTACTGAGGGTTTTCTTCGGGCCAGCTTCTGTGCTGGCCCCTGAGAGGTCCCATTCCTGTTTCCTGTGTCCTGAAACTCTTGTCCTGTCTTCTTGTGCCTGCAGAAAGAATTGGCGGAACGCCAGTCAGATAGTCTGGAAAAAGTTTACCAGCTGCTGCCACTGCCCAAGCCGACTCGAGATGTGATCACGTGTGAGCCGCAGGGCTCCCTTATCGACACCAAGGGCAACAAGATTGCTGGCTTCGACTCTATCTTCAAGAAGGAGGCACGTTCCATTATCTTCCTaccccctgcttcctgcctcccacCTTTGTTCCCCTTTGGGCCAGAGCCTCCCCTGCTTTTACCTTGTAGCTGCAACAAGTTCATCGGCCTCCATGAGGAAGCAAGAACCGTCACTGGGGTGTTGAGATAATCACTTAATTTTCCTCAAGTATCTTCTCCCTGTCTTGGGAGTCTCATTCTCTTTCCTTGGTCTCTCCTTTCACCCCTCCCCACTACCCATCATCCCCACCACCTTTGTACCTGCCACCCATTTCTCAGCACCCCAATCTCTTTCCTCTGCCCCACCCACAGCCCATTCTGCTCCACCCCAGCCTGCACCCCACCTATCTGCCTGGCCGATGGCCCACATCTCTTTAATCCCTGCATCTTTTTCCTCCCATCCACCTATCTCAGCATAGTTTTCTCTGTCCCCTCTTTCTGTGAGTTGCAGTATTTATTGAGTAGTCATCATCATTGTGTGTAGTAGAGGGAGAGGAGAATAAGGATCTGGGGTTCCAAATCTGAAGCCCAACCTGTTCCTATAGGTGTTCTCTTCATTGTTTTCCTGCTTATTTGTCTCTGTCtatctttctgtgtctctctttctctctctctctcggcctgtctctctcttcctgtttttctcgctctccctgtctctgtctgtctctctggctgccttcagtctctcactgccttttctttctctgccttcctgtTTCTATATCTGTCTCCCTCTGACTGTcagtgtctgtctctgtctccctctgctCCCTACCATCCCCTCTTCATTTTCCCTCCCCTGTGTGTATATCCATGTCTATCTGTCTTCCTCTCACCATCTTCCCTGAATCTAcccatgaactttttttttcttttgttgccaaCAGATACTTTTCCCTCTCCTGCAAGCCTTCAAGGTCTGTGTTGTAATTTCCAAGTTTCAGCAGCTCactatttctcattttctggaGCAGGGTCTTCAGGTTTCCACCAAACAAAAGCTCTCTCCCTGGGATCTTTTTGAGGGCTTGAAGCCATCAGCGCCACTATCTTGGGGCTGGTTTGGAACAGTCCGGGTGGACCGGCGCGTGGCCCGTGGAGAGGAGCAGCAGCGGCTGCTGCTGTACCACACACACCTGAGGCCCCGGCCCCGCGCCTACTACCTGGAGCCACTGCCACTGCCTCCAGAAGATGAggaaccccctgcccccaccctgttAGAGCCTGAAAAAAAGGCTCCAGAGCCCCCCAAAACTGACAAACCTGGAGCTGCTCCACCCAGCACTGAGGAACGCAAGAAGAAGTCCACTAAGGGCAAGAAGCGCAGCCAGCCTGCCGCCAAGACGGAAGTGAGCACCGCTGCTGCTGTCCCTGTGCATGTCTTTCCcagcccccttctctttctcatcCTGGTTGTGGGAGGGCTGGGGGCATTTGAGGAAGGGGTACTTTTAGAATTAAAACAATGAGCCACATAGCTCCACCTCCTGCTCTGCCCTCCTTTCCCACTTGACCCCAGCCCTCTCACCTTCCTCCCCTGTTGTTCACACAGGACTATGGAATGGGCCCAGGCCGAAGCGGCCCCTACGGAGTGACAGTGCCTCCAGACCTCCTGCACCATGCCAACCCTGGCTCCATCTCTCACCTTAGCTACAGGCAGAGCTCCATAGGCCTCTACACCCAGAACCAGCCACTGCCAGCAGGTGAGTACCAGCCACTGGGTGCGAGGGACTGACCCAGACATTCCTCCCATCTGAAGGGTGATGCCACTTCTCCCAGGAGCTATGGATGCGCGGGGCGCTGAGCAGGGGACGGAGGGACAAAGAGCCTAAAGAGGTCAGCCACCTCCCCTTTCCAGGTGGCCCCCGCGTGGACCCATACCGCCCCATGCGGTTACCGATGCAGAAGCTGCCTACCCGCCCACCTTACCCTGGAGTGCTGCCCACGACCATGACTGGTGTCATGGGACTGGAACCTGGCTCCTACAAGACATCTGTGTACCGACAGCAGCAGCCTACAGCGCCCCAAGGACAGCGCCTTCGCCAACAGCTCCAGGCAAAGATAGTGAGAGGGGCCGTAGGGAGGGCCGTCAGGGAGAGGGGCTTTTGAAGGTCACAGGAATTTGGGGTCTTCACAAGGACATGCAGAGTGGGAGATGCAAGAAACGAGGTGGCAGAAAGCACTTCCAGAGTTtgagtttgtttcctttttccctctaACAGAGTCAGGGGATGTTGGGACAGT
Protein-coding sequences here:
- the MED12 gene encoding mediator of RNA polymerase II transcription subunit 12 isoform X5, with translation MAAFGILSYEHRPLKRPRLGPPDVYPQDPKQKEDELTALNVKQGFNNQPAVSGDEHGTAKNVNFNPAKISSNFSSIIAEKLRCNTLSDTGRRKPQVNQKDNFWLVTARSQSAINTWFTDLAGTKPLTQLAKKVPIFSKKEEVFGYLAKYTVPVMRAAWLIKMTCAYYAAISETKVKKRHVDPFTEWTQIITKCLWEQLQKMAEYYRPGPAGSGGCGSTIGPLPHDVEMAIRQWDYNEKLAMFMFQDGMLDRHEFLTWVLECFEKIRPGEDELLKLLLPLLLRYSGEFVQSAYLSRRLAYFCTRRLALQLDGVSSHSSHVMSTQSTSTLPTTPAPQPPTSSTPSTPFSDLLMCPQHRPLVFGLSCILQTILLCCPSALVWHYSLTDSRIKTGSPLDHLPIAPSNLPMPEGNSAFTQQVRAKLREIEQQIKERGQAVEVRWSFDKCQEATAGFTIGRVLHTLEVLDSHSFERSDFSNSLDSLCNRIFGLGPSKDGHEISSDDDAVVSLLCEWAVSCKRSGRHRAMVVAKLLEKRQAEIEAERCGESEAADEKGSIASGSLSAPSAPIFQDVLLQFLDTQAPMLTDPRSESERVEFFNLVLLFCELIRHDVFSHNMYTCTLISRGDLAFGAPGPRPPSPFDDPADDPERKEAEGSSSSKLEDPGLSESMDIDPSSSVLFEDMEKPDFSLFSPTMPCEGKGSPSPEKPDVEKEVKPPPKEKLEGTLGVLYDQPRHVQYATHFPIPQEESCSHECNQRLVVLFGVGKQRDDARHAIKKITKDILKVLNRKGTAETGGEDGQKRRRNRPEAFPTAEDIFAKFQHLSHYDQHQVTAQVSRNVLEQITSFALGMSYHLPLVQHVQFIFDLMEYSLSISGLIDFAIQLLNELSVVEAELLLKSSDLVGSYTTSLCLCIVAVLRHYHACLILNQDQMAQVFEGLCGVVKHGMNRSDGSSAERCILAYLYDLYTSCSHLKSKFGELFSDFCSKVKNTIYCNVEPSESNMRWAPEFMIDTLENPAAHTFTYTGLGKSLSENPANRYSFVCNALMHVCVGHHDSDRVNDIAILCAELTGYCKSLSAEWLGVLKALCCSSNNGTCGFNDLLCNVDVSDLSFHDSLATFVAILIARQCLLLEDLIRCAAIPSLLNAACSEQDSEPGARLTCRILLHLFKTPQLNPCQSDGNKPTVGIRSSCDRHLLAASQNRIVDGAVFAVLKAVFVLGDAELKGSGFTVTGGTEELPEEEGGGGSGGRRQGGRNISVETASLDVYAKYVLRSICQQEWVGERCLKSLCEDSNDLQDPVLSSAQAQRLMQLICYPHRLLDNEDGENPQRQRIKRILQNLDQWTMRQSSLELQLMIKQTPNNEMNSLLENIAKATIEVFQQSAETGSSSGNAASNMPSSSKTKPVLSSLERSGVWLVAPLIAKLPTSVQGHVLKAAGEELEKGQHLDSSSHKERDRQKQKSMSLLSQQPFLSLVLTCLKGQDEQREGLLTSLYSQVHQIVNNWRDDQYLDDCKPKQLMHEALKLRLNLVGGMFDTVQRSTQQTTEWAVLLLDIIISGTVDMQSNNELFTTVLDMLSVLINGTLAADMSSISQGSMEENKRAYMNLVKKLRKELAERQSDSLEKVYQLLPLPKPTRDVITCEPQGSLIDTKGNKIAGFDSIFKKEILFPLLQAFKVCVVISKFQQLTISHFLEQGLQVSTKQKLSPWDLFEGLKPSAPLSWGWFGTVRVDRRVARGEEQQRLLLYHTHLRPRPRAYYLEPLPLPPEDEEPPAPTLLEPEKKAPEPPKTDKPGAAPPSTEERKKKSTKGKKRSQPAAKTEDYGMGPGRSGPYGVTVPPDLLHHANPGSISHLSYRQSSIGLYTQNQPLPAGGPRVDPYRPMRLPMQKLPTRPPYPGVLPTTMTGVMGLEPGSYKTSVYRQQQPTAPQGQRLRQQLQAKISQGMLGQSSVHQMTPSSSYGLQTSQGYTPYVSHVGLQQHTGPAGTMVPPSYSSQPYQSTHPSTNPTLVDPTRHLQQRPSGYVHQQAPTYGHGLTSTQRFSHQTLQQTPMIGTMTPLGPQGVQAGIRSASILPEQQQQQQQQQQQQQQQQQQQQQQQQQQQQQYHIRQQQQQQQQILRQQQQQQQQQQQQQQQQQQQQQQQAHQQQQQQAAPPQPQPQSQPQFQRQGLQQTQQQQQTAALVRQLQQQLSNTQPQPSTNIFGRY